In Pelosinus sp. UFO1, one genomic interval encodes:
- a CDS encoding glycosyltransferase family 9 protein — MRKILIINRLGIGDVVVTTPLAKLIKDNNQAKIGFVVAAKSADLLVNHSYIDDVFAYSKKDKQKIISEIRQKEYNEAIIIDERFSSTLLAWKANCKLLNKGFEISLGASRLFQRKMRKVKAIEDFSTYIQLVNPEVTKYEINAVLGNPDKNRIEYLKEWIEQQKEISSRLVLIVPKSAALNKNWPVAYFSKINSFLNNKGIIPIYIGSKGDIEYIEQIQGKKTNAAGLFSLRELPTIAKHASFAISVCTGPMHIISTAKVPTIVLYGPSDPVRWAPPNAIVLQNKLPCVPCERLDCTQKKGQTCMELITPEQVEKIIIEQGWI; from the coding sequence ATGAGAAAAATTTTGATCATCAATCGACTTGGAATTGGTGATGTTGTTGTCACTACACCATTGGCAAAGCTCATCAAGGACAATAATCAGGCAAAGATAGGGTTTGTTGTGGCGGCAAAATCTGCCGATTTATTAGTAAATCACAGTTATATTGATGATGTGTTTGCCTATAGTAAAAAAGATAAACAAAAAATTATTTCTGAAATCCGACAAAAAGAATACAATGAAGCTATAATTATCGACGAACGGTTTAGCTCGACCTTGCTGGCATGGAAGGCAAACTGCAAGTTATTAAATAAGGGCTTTGAAATATCTTTAGGAGCAAGCCGTTTGTTTCAACGGAAAATGCGTAAAGTAAAGGCAATCGAAGATTTTTCAACCTACATTCAGCTGGTAAATCCTGAAGTAACAAAATATGAAATAAATGCAGTTTTGGGAAATCCGGATAAAAATAGAATCGAATATCTTAAAGAATGGATTGAACAGCAGAAAGAAATTAGTAGCAGGCTGGTATTGATTGTTCCGAAAAGTGCAGCACTCAATAAAAATTGGCCTGTTGCTTATTTCAGTAAAATTAACAGTTTCTTAAATAATAAAGGAATCATTCCTATATATATCGGTTCTAAAGGTGATATAGAATATATAGAACAAATCCAGGGGAAAAAGACAAATGCCGCAGGTCTATTTAGCCTGAGGGAATTACCAACGATTGCAAAACATGCGTCATTTGCGATTTCTGTTTGTACGGGACCGATGCATATCATCAGTACAGCTAAGGTGCCAACAATTGTTCTTTACGGCCCAAGCGATCCCGTACGTTGGGCCCCGCCTAATGCAATTGTTCTGCAAAATAAACTGCCATGTGTTCCTTGTGAACGGCTTGATTGTACACAGAAAAAGGGACAAACATGTATGGAATTAATTACGCCGGAACAAGTGGAGAAAATCATTATAGAACAAGGCTGGATATAG
- a CDS encoding glycosyltransferase: MNIKHAVLEQQSFGRIKYVEKKPIHIAFGVDANFIRPMGVAMTSIIDNNPNQSLIFHVFANSIETVDVERLKILADREEVFIHLYLINQDVFKSLQTTWNYTVATYNRFIVAKLLYPSVERVIYMDADMVCTGNLGELVKMNFEDNIAMVVHDQGKFVASHMKTLDLKHDRYFNAGMLYIDLKAWNENQISEQAIELLRQRKFFLLDQDALNILLDGRAKFIDRRWNEICNMEKKNSKVSEEAVLVHFASRNKPWHTWCIHPEKELFIRYSEASLWKDVPFFSQPRSYKEMKMMGAAMLHQGNYKEALSWYWRYWKVRKKEKNSI, translated from the coding sequence ATGAATATAAAACATGCAGTATTAGAGCAGCAATCCTTTGGTAGAATCAAATATGTAGAAAAAAAACCAATTCATATTGCATTTGGCGTGGATGCTAACTTTATACGCCCAATGGGTGTTGCAATGACATCCATAATTGATAATAATCCCAATCAAAGTCTTATTTTTCATGTATTTGCAAATTCTATCGAAACCGTCGATGTAGAACGTCTAAAGATACTGGCGGATAGAGAAGAAGTTTTCATTCATTTATACTTGATTAATCAAGATGTTTTTAAGTCCCTTCAAACGACTTGGAACTACACAGTAGCTACTTATAATCGATTCATCGTTGCGAAACTCTTATATCCGTCTGTTGAACGAGTCATTTATATGGATGCAGATATGGTATGTACGGGTAATTTAGGTGAACTTGTTAAGATGAATTTTGAAGATAATATTGCAATGGTTGTACATGATCAGGGGAAATTTGTTGCCAGTCATATGAAAACCTTAGATTTGAAACATGATCGCTACTTTAATGCTGGTATGCTTTATATTGACTTAAAAGCATGGAATGAAAATCAAATTTCAGAACAAGCAATAGAGCTACTGCGACAGAGAAAGTTTTTTTTGTTAGATCAGGATGCATTGAATATTCTTCTAGATGGTAGAGCAAAATTCATTGACCGTAGGTGGAATGAAATTTGTAATATGGAGAAAAAGAATAGTAAAGTTTCAGAAGAGGCTGTACTTGTACATTTTGCCTCACGTAACAAACCTTGGCACACTTGGTGCATTCATCCGGAAAAAGAATTATTTATTCGCTACTCAGAGGCTTCTTTATGGAAAGATGTTCCTTTCTTCAGTCAGCCGCGCAGCTATAAGGAAATGAAAATGATGGGGGCGGCTATGCTCCATCAAGGGAACTATAAAGAAGCGTTATCCTGGTACTGGAGATATTGGAAAGTGCGAAAGAAAGAAAAAAATAGTATATAA
- a CDS encoding glycosyltransferase family 4 protein, translating into MNILILFSQPWRVGGAETHVEALLKGLEGHNLFLAVNEGSNEEKLAQLKQNFPRITIVIIQARGANLLRWKKDLAMLCDLVKREHIDVISAQQRTAGIWAHIIRYYMHIPYTVTMHDPWHRAMFKSIYAKMFTAIFVVSRNLANKLIQNFGFSEKQIFLINNGIDFQAFKPTSKEVCREKLGLAPEDKMILHVSRLSNVKGAVSLTVIESMKYVLKKRTDVRLVIIGEGPMRDEINDKIAEFNQMYGDKIKIYDFVTNITDWYNATDILVGEGRVAMETLACMKPIVAIRNVRAFIGSIDAKNIAYACDVNFDGNDQMVTPENMAKEIEKALQLDANESAKIAEYIKERLSLENMAKAYLDVFKEMK; encoded by the coding sequence GTGAATATTTTAATTTTATTCTCGCAACCTTGGCGAGTGGGCGGAGCAGAAACACATGTAGAGGCATTATTAAAAGGCTTAGAAGGACATAATCTGTTTCTTGCTGTGAATGAAGGTAGCAATGAAGAAAAACTAGCACAATTGAAGCAGAATTTTCCGCGCATAACAATTGTTATAATTCAGGCACGTGGTGCAAATCTGCTCAGATGGAAAAAGGATCTTGCAATGTTATGTGATTTGGTAAAACGAGAGCATATTGATGTGATTTCTGCTCAACAGAGAACTGCCGGAATATGGGCGCATATAATTCGTTACTATATGCATATCCCTTATACAGTAACGATGCATGATCCTTGGCATCGGGCAATGTTTAAATCTATTTACGCTAAAATGTTTACTGCAATATTTGTCGTAAGCCGTAATCTTGCGAATAAACTGATCCAAAACTTTGGCTTTTCAGAAAAACAAATTTTTCTAATCAATAATGGAATCGATTTTCAGGCGTTTAAACCGACCTCCAAAGAAGTATGTCGTGAAAAACTGGGGCTTGCGCCAGAAGACAAAATGATTTTGCATGTCAGTCGGCTAAGCAATGTAAAAGGTGCAGTGTCGTTGACGGTAATTGAGAGTATGAAATATGTCCTGAAAAAACGGACAGATGTAAGATTGGTTATTATCGGTGAAGGCCCGATGCGAGATGAGATTAATGATAAAATTGCTGAGTTCAATCAGATGTATGGTGATAAAATCAAAATTTATGATTTTGTAACCAATATTACTGATTGGTATAATGCAACGGACATTCTAGTTGGTGAAGGAAGAGTAGCTATGGAAACGCTAGCATGTATGAAACCGATTGTTGCGATTCGGAATGTGCGTGCATTTATCGGCTCGATTGATGCCAAAAATATTGCCTATGCTTGTGATGTGAATTTTGATGGGAACGATCAGATGGTTACCCCAGAAAACATGGCAAAAGAAATAGAGAAGGCATTGCAGCTAGACGCAAATGAAAGTGCAAAAATTGCCGAATATATTAAAGAACGTTTGAGTTTGGAAAACATGGCAAAAGCGTATCTTGATGTATTTAAGGAGATGAAATAG